One window from the genome of Candidatus Didemnitutus sp. encodes:
- a CDS encoding sodium:solute symporter family protein produces the protein MTLLPLFLASTGGSAPSASAGGVVLQLAGVDYAILAIYFAFVLGIGWVLRKHLKTSTDFFESGRSLPAWICALGFIGANLGAQEVMGMAASGAKYGIATSHFYWVGAIPAMVFVGIFMMPFYYGSKARSVPEYLKLRFDEKTRTFNALSFAVMTVFSSGISMFALAKLLNAILGWNFDACIFISSAIVLVYIYTGGLTSAIYNEVLQFFLIVLGFLPLVILGLQDIGGWDGLMKQLGAYSETKGMPGAWSHSWAPMGSPSANPIGIEWFGMIAGLGFVLSFGYWCTDFLVIQRAMAAKDMNSARRTPLIAAIPKMMFPALVILPGMLAIALYHKGGTAQIALPTGADGNPDYNMVVPAMLAKYFPNGMLGIGLTALMASFMSGMAGNVTAFNTVWTYDLYQRWFKPDASDAHLIKVGRITTIVGLLISAVCAYAAAKFNNIMDMLQLVFGFVNAPLFAIFLLGMFWKRATGHGAFFGLLLGTISAAIFQGNTLPVGETASLLKGGWMGVHHTFASSMAQNFWMAICAFSGCFLGTIIISLATTPNRTDAELRGLVYSLTEKVVDHHETPWYARPATLGVIVLGLTVLLNIIFW, from the coding sequence ATGACCCTGTTGCCCTTGTTCCTCGCCTCCACTGGAGGCAGCGCTCCCTCGGCCTCCGCGGGCGGCGTCGTGCTCCAACTCGCCGGCGTCGATTACGCGATCCTGGCCATCTACTTCGCCTTCGTGCTCGGCATCGGCTGGGTGCTGCGCAAGCACCTGAAAACGTCGACCGACTTCTTCGAGTCCGGCCGCTCGCTGCCCGCGTGGATCTGCGCGCTGGGCTTCATCGGCGCCAATCTCGGCGCGCAGGAAGTCATGGGCATGGCCGCCTCGGGCGCCAAATACGGCATCGCCACCTCGCACTTCTACTGGGTGGGCGCGATCCCCGCGATGGTCTTCGTCGGCATTTTCATGATGCCGTTCTACTACGGCTCGAAGGCCCGCTCCGTCCCCGAATACCTGAAGCTCCGCTTCGACGAAAAGACCCGCACGTTCAACGCGCTCTCCTTCGCGGTGATGACGGTGTTCTCCTCGGGCATCTCGATGTTCGCGCTGGCGAAGCTCCTCAACGCGATCCTCGGCTGGAACTTTGACGCGTGCATCTTCATCTCGAGCGCGATCGTCCTCGTCTACATCTACACCGGCGGTCTCACCTCCGCGATCTACAACGAGGTGCTCCAGTTCTTCCTCATCGTCCTCGGCTTCCTCCCGCTCGTCATCCTCGGCCTGCAGGACATCGGCGGCTGGGACGGCCTCATGAAGCAACTCGGCGCCTACTCCGAAACGAAAGGCATGCCGGGCGCCTGGAGCCACTCGTGGGCCCCGATGGGCAGCCCGTCCGCGAATCCGATCGGCATTGAGTGGTTCGGCATGATCGCAGGCCTCGGCTTCGTCCTCTCCTTCGGTTACTGGTGCACCGACTTCCTCGTCATCCAGCGCGCCATGGCCGCCAAGGACATGAACTCCGCACGCCGCACGCCGCTCATCGCCGCGATTCCGAAGATGATGTTCCCCGCGCTCGTCATTCTCCCCGGCATGCTCGCCATCGCGCTCTACCACAAGGGCGGCACCGCGCAAATCGCGCTGCCCACCGGCGCCGACGGCAACCCCGACTACAACATGGTCGTCCCCGCCATGCTCGCGAAATACTTCCCCAACGGCATGCTCGGCATCGGCCTCACGGCACTCATGGCCTCGTTCATGTCCGGCATGGCCGGCAACGTGACCGCCTTCAACACCGTCTGGACCTACGATCTCTACCAACGCTGGTTCAAGCCCGACGCCTCCGACGCGCACCTCATCAAGGTCGGCCGCATCACCACGATTGTCGGCCTGCTCATCAGCGCCGTCTGCGCCTACGCCGCGGCAAAGTTCAATAACATCATGGACATGCTCCAGCTGGTGTTCGGCTTCGTGAACGCACCGCTCTTCGCCATCTTCCTCCTCGGCATGTTCTGGAAACGCGCGACCGGCCACGGCGCCTTCTTCGGCCTGCTCCTCGGCACGATTTCCGCCGCGATTTTCCAAGGCAACACGCTCCCCGTCGGCGAGACCGCCTCGCTGCTCAAGGGCGGCTGGATGGGCGTCCACCACACCTTCGCCAGCTCGATGGCGCAGAACTTCTGGATGGCGATCTGCGCCTTCAGCGGCTGCTTCCTCGGCACGATCATCATCTCGCTTGCGACGACGCCCAACCGCACCGACGCCGAACTCCGCGGCCTCGTCTACTCGCTCACCGAGAAGGTCGTCGATCACCACGAAACCCCGTGGTATGCCCGCCCCGCCACGCTGGGCGTCATCGTCCTCGGTCTCACCGTCCTCCTGAACATCATCTTCTGGTAA
- a CDS encoding FAD-binding protein has product MKTIETDCLVLGAGLAGSAYALHAARAGLRVELLSLAEPLVANSDWAQGGIIYGAASDPAQLARDILEASAGTANPAAIDQLVREGPAAVKSLLLDELHVDFDRQPDGGLDFTREGGHRERRIIHTRDTTGHSILAAVAAKVDATPGITRRTGHVAVDLLTLSHNAADPAHRYEPLTCFGCYALDTASGEVVAITARKTILATGGLGGVFLHSTNQPGSVGHGVAMAYRVGARLIDLEYVQFHPTVFFPRDGAPFLITEALRGEGAVIVDARGRRFMDKVHPLGSLAPRDIVARSISQHLAATGDACAFLDLSALKPDFIRERFPAIHARCLAAGIDITRERIPVVPAAHFSCGGVHTDLQGRTNVRDLNAIGETACTGLHGANRLASTSLLECLVSARAAAAADVAELTAAKLLIKNFGRPTAREWRSPAKVADPLLLQQDLHQIRQTMWNYAGIIRSPRRLARARRILLELREDIQAFYRDCRPSRELIELRNAVQTALLVVHAAALNPVSKGCHYVADES; this is encoded by the coding sequence ATGAAAACCATCGAAACCGACTGCCTCGTTCTCGGTGCCGGCCTCGCCGGTTCGGCTTACGCGTTGCACGCGGCGCGCGCGGGGCTGCGCGTCGAGCTGCTCTCGCTGGCGGAACCGCTGGTGGCGAACAGCGACTGGGCGCAGGGCGGCATCATCTATGGCGCCGCGAGCGATCCGGCGCAGCTGGCGCGCGACATCCTCGAGGCCAGCGCCGGCACGGCGAACCCGGCGGCGATCGACCAGCTCGTGCGCGAGGGCCCGGCGGCGGTGAAGAGCCTGCTGCTCGACGAGCTGCACGTGGATTTCGATCGGCAGCCGGACGGCGGGCTGGATTTCACCCGCGAGGGCGGTCACCGCGAGCGGCGCATCATCCACACCCGCGACACGACCGGACACTCGATCCTCGCCGCCGTGGCGGCAAAGGTGGACGCCACGCCCGGCATCACGCGCCGCACCGGTCATGTGGCCGTCGACCTGCTGACGCTCTCGCACAACGCGGCCGATCCGGCGCACCGCTACGAGCCGCTGACCTGCTTCGGCTGCTACGCACTCGACACGGCGAGTGGGGAGGTGGTCGCGATCACAGCGCGGAAGACGATCCTCGCCACCGGCGGGCTCGGCGGGGTTTTCCTCCACTCGACCAACCAGCCCGGCAGCGTCGGCCACGGGGTGGCGATGGCGTATCGCGTGGGCGCGCGCCTGATCGACCTCGAATACGTCCAATTCCATCCCACGGTGTTCTTCCCGCGCGATGGCGCGCCGTTCCTCATCACCGAGGCCCTGCGGGGCGAGGGCGCGGTGATCGTCGATGCACGCGGGCGGCGCTTCATGGACAAGGTGCACCCGCTCGGCTCGCTCGCGCCGCGCGACATCGTCGCGCGCTCGATCAGCCAGCATCTCGCCGCGACGGGCGACGCGTGCGCGTTCCTTGATTTGTCGGCTTTGAAGCCCGACTTCATCCGCGAGCGCTTCCCCGCGATCCACGCGCGCTGCCTGGCGGCCGGCATCGACATCACCCGCGAGCGCATCCCGGTGGTGCCGGCGGCGCATTTCTCCTGCGGCGGCGTGCACACCGATCTGCAGGGACGCACGAATGTCCGCGATCTGAACGCCATCGGCGAGACGGCGTGCACGGGCCTGCACGGTGCCAACCGCCTCGCGAGCACCTCGCTGCTCGAGTGCCTCGTGAGCGCGCGAGCGGCAGCAGCGGCGGACGTCGCCGAGCTGACTGCGGCAAAGTTACTCATTAAGAACTTCGGCCGGCCGACGGCGCGCGAGTGGCGTAGTCCGGCGAAGGTGGCGGACCCGCTGCTGCTCCAGCAGGACCTGCATCAGATCCGGCAGACGATGTGGAACTATGCCGGAATCATCCGCTCGCCGCGCCGGCTGGCGCGCGCGCGGCGCATTTTGCTCGAACTGCGCGAGGATATCCAGGCGTTCTACCGCGACTGCCGGCCGAGTCGGGAGCTGATCGAGTTGCGCAACGCGGTGCAGACGGCGCTGCTGGTCGTGCATGCCGCGGCGCTCAACCCGGTGAGCAAGGGCTGCCACTACGTCGCGGACGAGAGCTGA
- the nadC gene encoding carboxylating nicotinate-nucleotide diphosphorylase yields the protein MLTPRTDHLIDLALEEDAGLGDVTSRALFPAAHRSRGVIDAKQDLVVCGLEVAARVFARVDPALKTKLLARDGDRVKKGALVLRVEGPTAAMLTAERTALNFLQRLSGIATQARRYADAVAGTGVRIVDTRKTTPAWRALEKYAVRTGGCSNHRSSLGEHVLIKDNHIAAAGSLARAVELCRAAAPHGAKIEVEAKTLAEVKEALRARAEIILLDNMTPEQVRAAVKAIAGRAVVEISGGVKFDTLRAYAQPGVDVISIGALTHSAVAADLSLDVQPMRRAK from the coding sequence ATGCTCACGCCCCGCACCGACCACCTGATCGACCTCGCGCTCGAGGAAGACGCCGGCCTAGGCGACGTCACCAGCCGCGCCCTCTTTCCGGCGGCGCACCGCAGCCGCGGTGTGATCGACGCCAAGCAGGACCTCGTCGTCTGCGGCCTCGAGGTCGCGGCGCGCGTGTTCGCCCGGGTCGATCCCGCGCTGAAAACGAAGCTCCTCGCGCGCGACGGCGATCGCGTGAAGAAGGGGGCGCTCGTGCTCCGCGTCGAGGGACCGACCGCCGCGATGCTCACCGCCGAGCGCACCGCGCTGAATTTCCTCCAGCGCCTCTCCGGCATCGCCACGCAGGCGCGCCGCTACGCCGACGCCGTGGCCGGCACGGGCGTTCGCATCGTCGACACCCGCAAGACCACGCCCGCCTGGCGCGCGCTCGAGAAATACGCTGTGCGCACCGGCGGTTGCTCCAACCACCGCAGCTCCCTCGGCGAACACGTCCTCATCAAGGACAACCACATCGCGGCCGCCGGCTCGCTCGCGCGCGCGGTCGAGCTCTGCCGCGCTGCCGCGCCGCACGGCGCCAAGATCGAGGTCGAAGCCAAGACACTCGCCGAGGTGAAGGAAGCGCTCCGCGCCCGCGCCGAGATCATCCTGCTCGACAACATGACGCCCGAACAGGTCCGCGCCGCGGTGAAGGCGATCGCCGGCCGGGCGGTGGTGGAGATTTCCGGCGGCGTGAAGTTCGACACGCTGCGCGCCTACGCACAGCCCGGCGTCGACGTCATCAGCATCGGCGCCCTCACCCACTCCGCCGTCGCCGCCGACCTGAGCCTCGATGTGCAGCCGATGCGGCGCGCAAAATGA
- the nadA gene encoding quinolinate synthase NadA, with the protein MTATDHELEAEAERLFRALMHVDCEPGRVWNYDACRRLAPLTLEINRLKKEKDAVILTHSYVEPEIIYGVGDFKGDSYFLSLKAKESRAKVIVFAGVVFMGETAKILSPDATVVVPDRGSGCSLADSLTGDQLRRLKAAYPDAAVVCYINSTADVKAESDVCVTSGNVYDIVAALPQRRILFVPDRLMGENIRAELKRRGVDKEIITSDGTCIVHDEFTPTDIADARARFPGLKVVAHPECEPSVAALADFVGSTGAMMKYVKHTPAPYFLMLTECGLVGRLQVEASEKHFIGGCRLCPYMKLNTLEKVRDALAAPRPEQIVTLDETLRQRALHSIERMFELAPKD; encoded by the coding sequence ATGACCGCTACCGACCACGAACTCGAGGCCGAGGCCGAGCGCCTGTTTCGCGCGCTCATGCATGTGGATTGCGAGCCGGGCCGCGTCTGGAACTACGACGCCTGCCGCCGCCTCGCACCGCTCACGCTCGAGATCAACCGGCTGAAAAAGGAAAAGGACGCCGTCATCCTCACGCACTCCTACGTGGAGCCGGAAATCATCTACGGCGTCGGCGACTTCAAGGGCGACTCCTACTTCCTCAGCCTGAAGGCGAAGGAGTCGCGCGCGAAGGTGATCGTGTTCGCCGGCGTCGTCTTCATGGGCGAAACCGCGAAGATCCTCTCGCCCGACGCCACCGTCGTCGTGCCGGACCGCGGCTCCGGCTGCTCGCTGGCCGACTCCCTCACCGGCGACCAGCTGCGGCGGCTCAAGGCCGCCTACCCGGACGCGGCCGTCGTCTGCTACATCAACTCCACCGCCGACGTGAAGGCCGAGTCCGACGTCTGCGTCACCTCCGGCAACGTCTACGACATCGTCGCGGCGCTGCCGCAGCGCCGCATCCTGTTCGTGCCCGACCGGCTCATGGGCGAGAACATCCGCGCCGAGCTGAAACGCCGTGGCGTCGACAAGGAGATCATCACCTCCGACGGCACCTGCATCGTGCACGACGAGTTCACGCCGACCGACATCGCGGACGCGCGCGCGCGCTTTCCCGGCCTGAAGGTCGTCGCCCATCCCGAGTGCGAGCCGAGCGTCGCTGCGCTCGCCGATTTCGTCGGCAGCACCGGCGCGATGATGAAATACGTCAAGCACACGCCCGCGCCGTATTTCCTCATGCTCACCGAGTGCGGGCTCGTCGGCCGCCTGCAGGTCGAGGCGTCCGAGAAGCACTTCATCGGCGGCTGCCGCCTCTGTCCCTACATGAAGCTCAACACGCTCGAGAAGGTCCGCGACGCTCTCGCCGCTCCGCGGCCGGAGCAGATCGTCACGCTCGACGAAACCCTCCGCCAGCGCGCACTGCACAGCATCGAGCGGATGTTCGAACTCGCCCCAAAGGACTAA
- a CDS encoding AraC family transcriptional regulator, with protein sequence MSESTAPSALFAARSMSQHNRAEMRQIFDHAIRLAERNRIMLRVPHEVRPVQNKRGMHYHYRPEIFIGVRGWTDFNFPKESFRVAPDEVCVIPAGVPHGERVGAAPGESFRNLVAGFYNNTLSIHLAHEAKPGKPDIEVIEFFDAPNLDVFLTLANSIASTHNMHGPARDAVLQGLVLALLGLLRNIVETGSGQLNSDIGKVFQAKCLVREQFANPDLSVQHVAEVLGCSADYLSHLFHTETKERLTHYIQRIRIDGAILALETTKLTISEIAYASGFADPAYFARVFKQHKGVTPQEFRAQLDARRKEQEQQPKTVYYDHVDFTHGVPHKKEEPTSAAKGREATGDPATAFER encoded by the coding sequence ATGTCCGAAAGCACGGCTCCGTCCGCCCTGTTCGCGGCTCGTTCGATGAGCCAGCACAACCGTGCCGAAATGCGGCAGATCTTCGACCACGCGATCCGCCTCGCCGAACGCAACCGCATCATGCTGCGCGTGCCGCACGAGGTGCGCCCCGTGCAGAACAAGCGCGGCATGCACTACCACTACCGGCCGGAGATATTCATCGGCGTGCGCGGCTGGACGGATTTCAACTTTCCGAAGGAGAGCTTCCGCGTCGCGCCGGACGAAGTGTGCGTGATCCCTGCCGGCGTGCCGCACGGCGAGCGAGTCGGCGCGGCTCCGGGCGAGTCGTTCCGCAATCTCGTCGCCGGTTTCTACAACAACACCCTGAGCATCCACCTCGCGCACGAGGCCAAGCCCGGCAAGCCGGACATCGAGGTGATCGAATTCTTCGACGCGCCGAACCTCGACGTGTTTCTCACGCTGGCGAACAGCATCGCCTCGACCCACAACATGCACGGACCCGCGCGCGATGCCGTGCTTCAGGGCCTCGTCCTCGCGCTGCTCGGTCTGCTGCGCAACATCGTCGAGACCGGCAGCGGCCAGCTGAACAGCGACATCGGCAAGGTTTTCCAGGCGAAGTGCCTCGTGCGCGAACAATTCGCGAACCCCGACCTCAGCGTGCAGCACGTCGCCGAGGTGCTCGGCTGCTCGGCGGATTATCTGTCACACCTCTTCCACACCGAGACGAAGGAGCGGCTTACGCACTACATCCAGCGCATCCGCATCGATGGCGCGATCCTCGCGCTCGAGACGACGAAGCTCACGATCTCCGAGATCGCCTACGCGAGCGGCTTCGCGGACCCGGCGTATTTCGCCCGCGTGTTCAAGCAGCACAAAGGCGTGACGCCGCAGGAATTTCGCGCCCAGCTCGATGCCCGTCGCAAGGAACAGGAGCAGCAGCCGAAGACGGTCTACTACGACCACGTCGACTTCACGCACGGCGTGCCGCACAAGAAGGAAGAACCGACATCGGCCGCCAAGGGCCGCGAGGCGACGGGCGATCCGGCGACGGCGTTCGAACGCTGA
- a CDS encoding alpha-amylase, with translation MHTAVGVPAWARGSTIYEINVRQYSESGKFAAVTADLPRLKALGVDILWLMPIHPIGEVNRKGPLGSYYAAKDYMAVNPEFGTEQDLRELVAAAHAQGQRVILDWVPNHVSPDNALTKTHPEFFWRDEKGNLTPPHGTDWTDVVQFDFNAPGLLDYQAGVLIHWVKNFGIDGFRCDVAWGLPTPFWNEVTKRVRAVKPDAFFLAEAELPQQQVAAFNLSYGFDLHGAMNSVAQGKKSASGVDEAYAKIRATFPRGGALMVFTSSHDENSWAGTEFDRMGAGYAPFAVLTFLLDGVPMIYNGQEIGLDRRLEFFSRDPIVWPKEVHPTTKLYQVMTKLRHENPALHTGAPMRRLDTTDNATFYVVERSAGAQKVVGIFNLTAKDAKADLYDAALTGKWTDAFTGETVELNGLVPLDMKGWRYRVLVQ, from the coding sequence ATGCACACCGCCGTCGGCGTGCCCGCCTGGGCGCGCGGCAGCACGATCTACGAGATCAACGTCCGCCAGTATTCCGAGAGCGGCAAATTCGCCGCGGTCACCGCCGACCTCCCGCGCCTCAAGGCGCTCGGCGTCGACATCCTCTGGCTCATGCCGATCCACCCGATCGGCGAAGTGAACCGCAAAGGTCCGCTCGGCTCCTACTACGCCGCGAAGGATTACATGGCCGTGAATCCTGAGTTCGGCACCGAGCAGGACCTCCGCGAGCTCGTCGCCGCCGCCCACGCGCAAGGCCAGCGCGTCATCCTCGACTGGGTGCCGAACCACGTCTCGCCCGACAACGCGCTCACGAAGACCCACCCGGAATTCTTCTGGCGCGACGAGAAGGGCAACCTCACGCCGCCGCACGGCACCGACTGGACCGACGTCGTGCAGTTCGACTTCAACGCACCCGGCCTCCTCGATTACCAAGCCGGCGTCCTCATCCACTGGGTGAAAAACTTCGGCATCGACGGCTTCCGCTGCGACGTTGCCTGGGGCTTGCCGACACCCTTCTGGAACGAGGTGACGAAGCGCGTGCGCGCCGTGAAGCCCGACGCCTTCTTCCTCGCCGAGGCCGAGCTGCCGCAGCAGCAGGTCGCCGCCTTCAACCTCTCCTATGGCTTCGATCTGCACGGCGCGATGAACAGCGTCGCGCAGGGCAAAAAGTCGGCCAGCGGCGTCGACGAAGCCTACGCGAAAATCCGCGCGACGTTCCCGCGGGGCGGCGCGCTGATGGTGTTCACGAGCAGCCACGATGAAAACAGCTGGGCCGGCACCGAGTTCGACCGCATGGGCGCGGGCTACGCGCCGTTCGCCGTGCTGACCTTCCTCCTCGACGGCGTCCCGATGATCTACAACGGCCAGGAAATCGGCCTCGACCGCCGCCTCGAATTTTTCTCCCGCGACCCGATCGTCTGGCCGAAGGAAGTTCACCCGACGACGAAGCTCTACCAGGTGATGACGAAGCTGCGTCACGAGAACCCAGCGCTGCACACCGGCGCGCCGATGCGCCGCCTCGACACGACGGACAACGCGACGTTCTACGTCGTGGAGCGCTCCGCCGGCGCGCAGAAGGTCGTGGGCATCTTCAACCTCACCGCCAAGGATGCGAAAGCCGACCTCTACGACGCTGCGCTCACCGGCAAGTGGACCGACGCCTTCACCGGCGAAACCGTCGAACTCAACGGCCTCGTGCCGCTCGACATGAAGGGCTGGCGCTACCGCGTGCTGGTCCAGTGA